The following is a genomic window from Bordetella petrii.
GTTACTTCCTTAATTTGACAACATGCGAGCGATCGCTCGGAAAGACGATCAAGGAAGGACTGTGGACAATGATGGCACGTTAACCGTGCATGACCGCACGACGATCACGACACTTGAAGATCAACGGCCACTATGGGCGCCTTATGGCCGGAAGTCAATCGAAGTTTCAAATGCCTTGCCGCGAGGGTAATGCAGCATGACCGCCCGCTTGGGAAGCGCTTCGGACAGTACGCGCATCCATGGCGGGTGGCGAGCATCTTTCTGGCGACGCCAGAAAACAAAAAACCGCCCGGCTGAAGGCCTGGGCGGCAATGTAGCGGGCGGGAGCCCACTGGAATTCTGGTAGGCGGTATTGGAATCGAACCAACGACCTCTACGATGTCAACGTAGCGCTCTAACCATCTGAGCTAACCGCCTGCAAAGAAGAAAGATTATATATGGCTTTTATAGGCCACGCAAGCGGTCATCGGCTTGGCGCACGGCGTCGAGCAGAGCGCGGATTTTGTCCGGCGATTTCTCGCCCGGCGCGGTTTCGACGCCGGAGCTGACATCGACAGCCCAGGGACGGCAGGCTTCGATGGCGGTCCCGACGTTGGCGGCGTTCAGGCCGCCGGACAGGATGAGCGGCCGCGCGGCGGCATCGGCGCGCACACCGGCCAGCAAGGCATGGTCGAAGGCCTGCCCGCTGCCACCGTAGCCGGCGCTGTAGCTGTCGAACAGCCAGCCCGCCGCCGCATCATATGCACGGCAGGCGGCGGCCAGATTGCCGGGCGTATCCAGGCCTGGGGCGCCCGTGCGGAATGCGCGCAGAAAGCGCGTGCCGTAGCGGGCGCATTCGGCCGCGGATTCATCGCCGTGGAACTGGATCAAGTCGGGGCCGACCTGGTCCAGCACGGCCTGCACGTCGGCTGGCGCGGGATTGACGAACAAGGCCACGACGTCAACGAACGCCGGGACCGTGCGGCGCAACCGAGCCGCCAGGACAGGCTGCACATAGCGCTTGCTGCCCGGATAGAACACGAACCCGATCGCGTCCGCCCCGGCCTGCACGGCCGAGGCGATGTCTGCTTCGCGGGTCAGACCGCAGATCTTGACGCGGGTACGCATGGCGATTTACTTGAATGCCGCGGCCGGGTCGGCCGCATCGTTGCCATATATATTAGTACCGTACGTGGACTCGATCTCGATCTTGACCGTGCTGGGATCGACGGTGGACACACCGGACTTGTAGTGCATGACGATGCCGGGGAAGACCATGACCGTGACCACCATGGCCAGCTGGATCACAATGAACGGCACCGAGCCCCAGTAGATCTGCCCGGTAGTCACCGGCTCGATGCGCTGACCCGTGACCTTGTCCCGGTACGCGTCCTTGGGCGCGACCGAACGCAGGTAGAACAGCGCGAAGCCGAACGGCGGGTGCATGAACGAGGTCTGCATGTTCACCGCCAGCAGCACCCCGAACCAGATCAGGTCGATGCCCATCTTGTCGGCCACCGGACCCAGCAGCGGCACGATGATGAACGCCAGCTCGAAGAAGTCCAGAAAGAACGCCAGCACGAAAGTCAGCAGGCTGACCACGATCAGAAAGCCCCACTGCCCGCCCGGCACGCTGGTCAGCAGGTGCTCGACCCACAGATCGCCGCTGACCCCGCGGAAGGTCAGGCCGAACACCGTCGAGCCCACCAGGATGAACACCACGAAGCACGACAGCTTGGTGGTGGTGTCCATGGCCTGGCGCATCAGGTCCAGCGTCAGCCGGCGGCGGATCAGCGCCATGATGATCGCGCCCACCGCGCCCATCGCCCCGCCCTCGGTGGGCGTGGCCACGCCGATGAAGATCGTGCCCAGCACCAGGAAGATCAGCGCCAGCGGCGGGATCATCACGAACGTCACCCGCTCGGCCAGCGCCGACAGCAGCCCCAGCTTGAACACCTTGTTCACAATGGCGATCACGAACGCCGTCAGCCCCCACAGCAGCAGGCTGAGCACCACCTGCTCGTCGACCGGCGCGGTGTCCTTCTCTAGCCACTGCGTCAGCACATAGGCCGAGACTGCCGAAATCAGCATTAGCACCAGCAGCGAACGGCCGCCGCGCGAGCCGTTGGGCTCGCGAAACGCCCGTGCCTCTTCGGGCAGCGCCGGCGCCATCGACGGCTTGATGATCGACACCACCACCACGTACAGAATGTACGACCCCGCCAGCAGGAACCCCGGCACCATCGCCGCGCGGTACATGTCGCCAATCGAGCGGCCCAGCTGGTCGGCCAGGATGATCAGCACCAGCGACGGCGGAATGATCTGCGACAGCGTGCCCGAGGCCGCGATCACCCCTGTGGCCAGCCGCCTGTCATACCCATAGCGCAGCATGATCGGCAGCGAAATCAGCCCCATCGAGATCACCGAGGCCGACACCACCCCCGTGGTCGCCGCCAGCATCGCGCCCACCACCACCACCGCGATGGCCAGCCCCCCGCGCAGCGGCCCGAAGACCTGCCCGATGGTCTCAAGCAGATCTTCGGCCATGCCCGAGCGCTCGAGCACCAGCCCCATCAGCGTGAAAAACGGCACCGCCAGCAGCGTGTCGTTGGCCACGATGCCAAACACGCGCTGCGGCAACGCCTGAAACAGCGACGCGTTGAACAGCCCCAGCTCCATACCCACCAGGCCGTACAGAATGCCGTTGGCCGCCAGCGCGAACGCCACCGGGAACCCCAGCAGCAAAAACACCACCAGCGTGCCGAACATGATCG
Proteins encoded in this region:
- a CDS encoding phosphoribosylanthranilate isomerase — encoded protein: MRTRVKICGLTREADIASAVQAGADAIGFVFYPGSKRYVQPVLAARLRRTVPAFVDVVALFVNPAPADVQAVLDQVGPDLIQFHGDESAAECARYGTRFLRAFRTGAPGLDTPGNLAAACRAYDAAAGWLFDSYSAGYGGSGQAFDHALLAGVRADAAARPLILSGGLNAANVGTAIEACRPWAVDVSSGVETAPGEKSPDKIRALLDAVRQADDRLRGL
- a CDS encoding TRAP transporter large permease, producing MEFFIANLAPIMFGTLVVFLLLGFPVAFALAANGILYGLVGMELGLFNASLFQALPQRVFGIVANDTLLAVPFFTLMGLVLERSGMAEDLLETIGQVFGPLRGGLAIAVVVVGAMLAATTGVVSASVISMGLISLPIMLRYGYDRRLATGVIAASGTLSQIIPPSLVLIILADQLGRSIGDMYRAAMVPGFLLAGSYILYVVVVSIIKPSMAPALPEEARAFREPNGSRGGRSLLVLMLISAVSAYVLTQWLEKDTAPVDEQVVLSLLLWGLTAFVIAIVNKVFKLGLLSALAERVTFVMIPPLALIFLVLGTIFIGVATPTEGGAMGAVGAIIMALIRRRLTLDLMRQAMDTTTKLSCFVVFILVGSTVFGLTFRGVSGDLWVEHLLTSVPGGQWGFLIVVSLLTFVLAFFLDFFELAFIIVPLLGPVADKMGIDLIWFGVLLAVNMQTSFMHPPFGFALFYLRSVAPKDAYRDKVTGQRIEPVTTGQIYWGSVPFIVIQLAMVVTVMVFPGIVMHYKSGVSTVDPSTVKIEIESTYGTNIYGNDAADPAAAFK